A window from Citrobacter amalonaticus encodes these proteins:
- the uvrB gene encoding excinuclease ABC subunit UvrB, with amino-acid sequence MSKPFKLNSAFKPSGDQPEAIRRLEEGLEDGLAHQTLLGVTGSGKTFTIANVIADLQRPTMVLAPNKTLAAQLYGEMKEFFPDNAVEYFVSYYDYYQPEAYVPSSDTFIEKDASVNEHIEQMRLSATKALLERRDVIVVASVSAIYGLGDPDLYLKMMLHLTVGMIIDQRAILRRLAELQYTRNDQAFQRGTFRVRGEVIDIFPAESDDIALRVELFDEEVERLSLFDPLTGQVESTISRYTIYPKTHYVTPRERIVQAMEEIKVELAERRKILLANDKLLEEQRLSQRTQFDLEMMNELGYCSGIENYSRFLSGRGPGEPPPTLFDYLPADGLLVVDESHVTIPQIGGMYRGDRARKETLVEYGFRLPSALDNRPLKFEEFEALAPQTIYVSATPGNYELEKSGGEVVDQVVRPTGLLDPVIEVRPVATQVDDLLSEIRKRAEINERVLVTTLTKRMAEDLTEYLEEHGERVRYLHSDIDTVERMEIIRDLRLGEFDVLVGINLLREGLDMPEVSLVAILDADKEGFLRSERSLIQTIGRAARNINGKAILYGDKITASMAKAIGETERRREKQQQYNEEHGITPQGLNKKVVDILALGQNIAKTKAKGRGKSRSAVQSDVVELDMTPKALQQKIHELEGQMMQHAQNLEFEEAAQIRDQLHQLRELFIAAS; translated from the coding sequence ATGAGTAAACCGTTCAAACTGAATTCCGCATTTAAACCTTCCGGCGATCAGCCTGAGGCGATACGCCGTCTGGAAGAGGGACTGGAGGACGGCCTGGCGCATCAGACGCTACTTGGCGTAACGGGGTCGGGGAAAACGTTCACCATTGCGAATGTGATCGCGGATTTGCAGCGACCGACGATGGTGCTGGCACCCAACAAAACGCTGGCGGCGCAGCTGTATGGTGAAATGAAAGAATTTTTCCCGGATAACGCCGTCGAGTATTTCGTCTCCTACTACGACTACTATCAGCCGGAAGCGTATGTTCCCAGCTCAGACACCTTCATCGAAAAAGATGCCTCGGTGAATGAACACATCGAGCAGATGCGTCTGTCGGCCACCAAAGCGTTGCTGGAGCGTCGTGACGTGATCGTCGTGGCCTCCGTTTCTGCCATCTATGGTCTGGGCGATCCCGATTTATATCTGAAGATGATGCTGCACCTGACGGTGGGCATGATTATCGATCAGCGCGCCATTCTGCGGCGACTGGCTGAACTGCAATATACCCGTAACGATCAGGCGTTCCAGCGCGGGACTTTCCGCGTGCGCGGTGAGGTGATTGACATCTTCCCGGCGGAGTCTGACGACATCGCGCTGCGTGTGGAGCTGTTTGATGAAGAGGTGGAGCGTCTGTCGCTGTTTGACCCGCTGACCGGGCAGGTGGAATCCACTATTTCGCGCTACACCATCTACCCCAAAACGCACTACGTGACCCCCCGTGAGCGCATTGTGCAGGCGATGGAAGAGATCAAAGTCGAACTGGCTGAACGTCGCAAAATCCTGCTCGCCAACGACAAACTGCTGGAAGAGCAACGCCTGAGTCAGCGTACCCAGTTTGATCTGGAGATGATGAACGAGCTGGGTTACTGCTCGGGGATCGAAAACTACTCGCGCTTTCTGTCAGGACGCGGGCCGGGTGAGCCGCCGCCGACCCTGTTTGACTATCTGCCCGCTGACGGTTTGCTGGTGGTGGATGAATCCCACGTCACCATCCCGCAGATTGGCGGGATGTATCGTGGCGATCGGGCGCGTAAAGAGACGCTGGTGGAGTACGGTTTCCGTTTGCCATCGGCGCTGGATAACCGTCCGTTAAAGTTCGAAGAGTTTGAAGCGCTGGCTCCGCAGACCATATATGTGTCTGCGACGCCGGGCAATTACGAGCTGGAGAAATCGGGCGGAGAAGTGGTTGATCAAGTGGTGCGTCCGACAGGGTTGCTGGATCCGGTCATTGAAGTGCGACCGGTGGCAACGCAGGTGGACGATCTGCTCTCTGAAATCCGCAAGCGCGCAGAGATCAACGAGCGCGTGCTGGTTACCACGCTCACCAAGCGTATGGCGGAAGATCTCACCGAGTATCTGGAAGAACACGGTGAGCGGGTGCGTTACCTGCACTCGGACATCGATACCGTTGAGCGTATGGAGATCATTCGTGACCTGCGTCTGGGCGAGTTTGATGTGCTGGTGGGGATCAACCTGTTGCGCGAAGGTCTCGACATGCCTGAGGTGTCGCTGGTGGCGATTCTCGACGCCGACAAGGAAGGGTTCCTGCGTTCCGAACGTTCGCTGATACAGACCATCGGTCGTGCGGCGCGTAACATCAACGGGAAGGCGATTCTTTACGGTGACAAAATTACGGCCTCAATGGCGAAGGCGATTGGCGAAACCGAGCGTCGTCGCGAGAAACAGCAGCAGTACAATGAAGAACACGGCATTACTCCGCAGGGCCTGAATAAAAAAGTGGTCGATATTCTGGCGCTGGGGCAGAACATTGCGAAAACCAAAGCGAAGGGCCGAGGCAAATCGCGTTCCGCAGTGCAATCGGATGTGGTGGAACTGGACATGACGCCAAAAGCGCTGCAACAGAAGATTCACGAGCTCGAAGGGCAGATGATGCAGCATGCGCAGAACCTGGAATTCGAAGAGGCCGCGCAGATCCGCGATCAACTGCATCAGCTGCGTGAACTGTTTATCGCTGCGTCGTGA
- the yvcK gene encoding uridine diphosphate-N-acetylglucosamine-binding protein YvcK, whose translation MRNRTLADLDRVVALGGGHGLGRVLSSLSSLGSRLTGIVTTTDNGGSTGRIRRSEGGIAWGDMRNCLNQLITEPSVASAMFEYRFGGNGELSGHNLGNLMLKALDHLSVRPLEAINLIRNLLKVDAHLIPMSELPVDLMAIDDQGHEVYGEVNIDQLTSPLQELMLSPKVPTTREAVQAINDADLIIIGPGSFYTSLMPILLLEDLAQALRRTQAPMVYIGNLGRELSIPAASLTLIDKLTIMEQYVGKRVVDAVIVGPKVDVSAVSDRVVIQEVLEASDIPYRHDRQLLHSALEKAVQALR comes from the coding sequence ATGCGCAATCGTACGCTGGCTGACCTGGATCGTGTCGTGGCTCTCGGCGGAGGGCATGGATTAGGACGCGTTCTCTCTTCCCTCTCCTCCCTGGGTTCACGCCTCACCGGTATCGTGACCACCACCGATAACGGCGGTTCGACGGGGCGTATTCGCCGCTCGGAAGGGGGAATCGCCTGGGGCGATATGCGCAACTGTCTCAATCAGTTGATTACCGAACCGAGCGTCGCTTCCGCGATGTTTGAATACCGTTTTGGCGGTAATGGCGAACTTTCAGGCCATAACCTCGGAAATCTGATGTTAAAGGCGCTCGACCACCTGAGCGTGCGGCCTCTGGAAGCCATCAACTTAATTCGTAATCTGCTGAAAGTGGACGCGCATTTAATCCCCATGTCAGAGCTGCCAGTTGACCTGATGGCGATCGACGATCAGGGGCATGAAGTGTACGGCGAAGTGAATATTGATCAGCTCACCTCGCCCTTGCAGGAACTGATGCTGTCACCGAAGGTCCCCACCACCCGGGAAGCGGTGCAGGCGATTAACGATGCCGACCTGATTATTATCGGTCCGGGCAGTTTTTACACCAGCCTGATGCCAATCCTGCTGCTGGAGGATCTCGCACAGGCGCTGCGCCGTACGCAGGCGCCGATGGTCTACATCGGCAATCTGGGCCGGGAATTGAGCATCCCCGCCGCAAGCCTGACGCTTATCGATAAGCTAACCATTATGGAGCAGTATGTCGGTAAGAGAGTCGTTGATGCGGTTATCGTGGGGCCGAAGGTGGATGTCTCTGCGGTCAGTGACCGGGTGGTGATTCAGGAAGTGCTGGAGGCCAGCGATATTCCCTATCGCCATGACCGCCAGTTATTGCACAGCGCGCTGGAGAAAGCCGTACAGGCGCTGCGGTAA
- the moaA gene encoding GTP 3',8-cyclase MoaA: MATQLTDAFARKFYYLRLSITDVCNFRCTYCLPDGYKPGGVTNKGFLSVDEIRRVTRAFANLGTEKVRLTGGEPSLRRDFTDIIAAVRENEAIRQLAVTTNGYRLARDAAHWRDAGLTGINVSVDSLDARQFHAITGQDKFQQVMAGIDAAFDAGFAKVKVNTVLMRDVNHHQLDTFLGWIQTRPIQLRFIELMETGEGSELFRKHHISGQVLRDELLRRGWIHQLRQRSDGPAQVFCHPDYEGEIGLIMPYEKDFCATCNRLRVSSVGKLHLCLFGEGGVSLRDLLEDDGQQDALEARISLALREKKQTHFLHQNNTGITQNLSYIGG, translated from the coding sequence ATGGCCACACAACTGACCGATGCTTTCGCGCGCAAGTTTTACTATTTGCGTCTGTCGATTACCGATGTGTGTAACTTTCGTTGCACATACTGCCTGCCGGATGGCTACAAGCCCGGCGGCGTCACCAATAAAGGTTTTCTCTCCGTCGATGAAATTCGTCGGGTGACTCGCGCCTTTGCCAATCTGGGCACCGAAAAAGTGCGCCTGACCGGTGGCGAACCTTCTCTGCGTCGTGATTTTACCGACATCATTGCCGCCGTGCGTGAAAACGAGGCGATTCGTCAACTGGCGGTGACCACCAACGGCTACCGTCTGGCGCGTGATGCCGCCCACTGGCGCGATGCGGGTTTGACCGGCATTAACGTCAGCGTTGATAGCCTTGATGCGCGTCAGTTCCACGCGATTACCGGGCAGGATAAATTCCAGCAGGTGATGGCGGGCATCGACGCCGCGTTTGATGCCGGTTTTGCAAAAGTTAAAGTCAACACCGTGCTAATGCGCGATGTGAATCATCATCAGCTCGATACTTTTCTTGGCTGGATCCAGACGCGTCCCATTCAACTGCGTTTCATCGAACTGATGGAGACGGGTGAGGGCAGCGAACTGTTCCGTAAACACCACATCTCCGGTCAGGTGTTGCGTGACGAACTGTTGCGTCGCGGCTGGATCCACCAGCTACGCCAGCGCAGTGACGGCCCGGCGCAGGTGTTCTGTCACCCCGATTATGAGGGTGAAATCGGCCTCATCATGCCGTACGAAAAAGATTTCTGCGCCACCTGCAACCGTCTGCGCGTCTCCTCCGTGGGTAAACTTCATCTCTGCCTGTTCGGCGAGGGTGGCGTCAGCCTGCGTGATTTGCTGGAAGACGATGGGCAACAAGACGCGCTCGAAGCGCGTATCTCGCTTGCGTTGCGTGAGAAAAAGCAGACCCATTTCCTGCACCAGAACAACACCGGTATTACCCAGAACCTCTCATACATCGGCGGTTAA
- the moaB gene encoding molybdenum cofactor biosynthesis protein B produces MSQVSAEFIPTRIAILTVSNRRGEEDDTSGHFLRDSAQEAGHQVIDKAIVKENRYAIRAQVSAWIASDEVQVVLITGGTGLTEGDQAPEALLPLFDREVEGFGEVFRMLSFEEIGTATLQSRAVAGVANKTLIFAMPGSTKACRTAWDNIIAPQLDARTRPCNFHPHLKK; encoded by the coding sequence ATGAGTCAGGTAAGCGCTGAATTTATCCCGACCCGCATTGCTATTCTGACAGTATCTAATCGCCGTGGCGAAGAGGACGATACCTCTGGTCATTTTCTGCGGGATTCCGCGCAGGAAGCGGGACATCAGGTTATCGATAAAGCAATTGTCAAAGAGAACCGTTACGCCATTCGCGCGCAGGTGTCAGCATGGATTGCCAGTGATGAGGTGCAGGTGGTGTTGATCACCGGCGGCACGGGCCTGACTGAAGGCGACCAGGCACCGGAAGCGCTGCTGCCGCTGTTTGATCGCGAAGTGGAAGGCTTTGGTGAAGTGTTTCGTATGCTGTCATTTGAAGAGATCGGCACGGCCACGCTGCAGTCGCGCGCAGTGGCGGGCGTGGCCAACAAAACGCTAATTTTTGCGATGCCGGGTTCCACCAAAGCCTGCCGCACGGCGTGGGACAATATCATCGCTCCGCAACTTGATGCCCGTACGCGTCCTTGTAATTTTCACCCACATTTGAAGAAATAA
- the moaC gene encoding cyclic pyranopterin monophosphate synthase MoaC — translation MSQLTHINAAGEAHMVDVSTKAETVREARAEAFVTMRSETLAMIIDGSHHKGDVFATARIAGIQAAKRTWELIPLCHPLLLSKVEVQLHAQPEHNRVRVESLCRLTGKTGVEMEALTAASVAALTIYDMCKAVQKDMVIGPVRLLAKSGGKSGDFKADSND, via the coding sequence ATGTCGCAACTGACTCACATAAACGCCGCCGGTGAAGCGCACATGGTGGATGTCTCCACAAAAGCGGAGACCGTACGCGAAGCGCGCGCCGAAGCCTTTGTCACCATGCGCAGCGAAACACTGGCCATGATTATCGACGGCAGCCACCATAAGGGCGATGTGTTCGCCACCGCGCGTATCGCCGGGATTCAGGCAGCAAAGCGCACCTGGGAGCTCATCCCGCTGTGCCATCCGTTGCTGTTGAGCAAAGTGGAAGTCCAGCTCCATGCACAGCCGGAACACAACCGTGTCCGTGTTGAATCGTTGTGTCGTCTTACCGGCAAAACCGGGGTGGAAATGGAAGCGCTGACGGCGGCGTCCGTCGCCGCGTTGACCATTTACGACATGTGCAAAGCGGTGCAAAAAGACATGGTGATTGGCCCGGTGCGCCTGCTGGCGAAAAGCGGCGGCAAGTCTGGCGATTTTAAGGCGGATTCGAATGATTAA
- the moaD gene encoding molybdopterin synthase sulfur carrier subunit: protein MIKVLFFAQVRELVGTDTLDVAADFPTVEALRQHLATNSNRWALALEDGKLLAAVNQTLVSFDHPLTAGDEVAFFPPVTGG from the coding sequence ATGATTAAGGTTTTGTTCTTTGCTCAGGTTCGCGAACTGGTTGGTACGGATACGCTGGACGTCGCGGCAGATTTCCCGACAGTGGAAGCGCTGCGTCAGCATCTGGCGACTAACAGCAACCGTTGGGCGCTGGCGCTGGAAGACGGCAAGCTGCTGGCGGCGGTAAACCAGACGTTGGTGAGCTTTGATCATCCGCTGACGGCGGGTGATGAAGTGGCTTTCTTTCCCCCGGTGACGGGAGGCTGA
- the moaE gene encoding molybdopterin synthase catalytic subunit MoaE has translation MAETKIVVGPAPFSVGDEYPWLAARDEDGAVVTFTGKVRNHNLGDSVKALTLEHYPGMTEKALAEIVDEARVRWPLGRITVIHRIGELWPGDEIVFVGVTSSHRSSAFEAGQFIMDYLKTRAPFWKREATPEGERWVEARDSDRQAAKRW, from the coding sequence ATGGCTGAAACGAAAATTGTGGTCGGGCCTGCGCCGTTCAGCGTGGGGGACGAGTATCCCTGGCTGGCGGCACGCGACGAAGACGGTGCGGTGGTGACCTTTACTGGTAAAGTGCGCAACCATAATCTCGGCGACAGCGTGAAGGCGCTTACGCTGGAGCACTATCCGGGGATGACGGAAAAAGCGCTGGCGGAGATTGTCGATGAGGCGCGGGTGCGCTGGCCGCTGGGACGCATCACGGTGATTCACCGGATTGGCGAACTGTGGCCGGGCGATGAAATCGTCTTTGTTGGCGTCACCAGTTCGCACCGTAGCAGTGCGTTTGAGGCCGGTCAGTTCATCATGGACTATCTAAAGACGCGTGCGCCGTTCTGGAAGCGTGAAGCCACGCCGGAAGGCGAGCGCTGGGTGGAAGCCCGTGACAGCGATCGGCAGGCGGCTAAACGCTGGTAG
- a CDS encoding Bax inhibitor-1/YccA family protein, which produces MDRFPRSESIVQARSGLQTYMAQVYGWMTVGLLLTAFIAWYAANTPAVMMFVFSSKITFFGLIIAQLALVFVLSGLVHKLSAGMATTLFMLYSALTGLTLSSIFIVYTYSSIASTFVVTGGMFGVMSLWGYTTKRDLSGWGNMLFMALIGIILASLVNFWLKSEALMWAVTYIGVVVFVGLTAYDTQKLKNIGEQIDVRDSSNLRKYSILGALTLYLDFINLFLMLLRILGNRR; this is translated from the coding sequence ATGGACCGATTTCCACGATCCGAATCAATCGTGCAGGCACGTTCCGGCCTGCAAACCTATATGGCGCAGGTATACGGCTGGATGACGGTCGGGTTGCTGCTTACCGCGTTTATTGCGTGGTATGCGGCGAATACGCCAGCCGTCATGATGTTCGTTTTTTCCAGCAAAATTACGTTCTTCGGTTTAATCATCGCCCAACTGGCGCTGGTCTTTGTGCTGTCTGGGTTGGTGCATAAACTCAGTGCAGGTATGGCGACGACGCTGTTTATGCTCTATTCGGCGCTAACCGGGCTCACACTTTCCAGTATTTTTATCGTCTACACCTACTCCTCCATCGCCAGCACCTTCGTGGTGACCGGCGGGATGTTTGGAGTGATGAGCCTGTGGGGATACACTACGAAGCGCGATCTGAGCGGCTGGGGCAACATGCTGTTTATGGCGCTGATTGGCATCATCCTGGCCTCACTGGTGAACTTCTGGCTGAAAAGCGAGGCGCTGATGTGGGCGGTGACCTATATTGGCGTGGTGGTGTTTGTTGGGCTGACCGCCTATGACACCCAGAAGCTGAAGAACATTGGCGAGCAAATCGATGTGCGCGACAGTTCTAACCTGCGTAAATATTCGATTCTCGGTGCGCTGACGCTGTATCTGGACTTTATCAACCTGTTCCTGATGCTGCTGCGTATTTTAGGCAATCGCCGTTGA
- a CDS encoding lysylphosphatidylglycerol synthase domain-containing protein produces the protein MAKSHPRWRLAKKILTWLFFIAVIVLLVVYAKKVNWEDVWTVIRDYNRVALLSAVGLVILSYLLYGCYDLLGRAYCGHKLAKRQVMLVSFICYAFNLTLSTWVGGIGMRYRLYSRLGLPGGTITRIFSLSITTNWLGYILLGGIIFTFGVVQLPAHWYIDEGTLRILGVVLLLIIAIYLWFCAFAKHRHMTIKGQKLVLPSWKFALAQMAISSANWMVMGAIIWLLLGQEVNYFFVLGVLLVSSIAGVIVHIPAGIGVLEAVFIALLAGEDTSQGAIIAALLAYRVLYYFIPLLLALICYLVLESRAKKLRAKNEKAMAK, from the coding sequence ATGGCAAAATCACATCCGCGCTGGCGGCTGGCAAAAAAGATCCTCACCTGGCTGTTTTTTATCGCCGTGATTGTGCTGCTGGTGGTCTACGCCAAAAAGGTGAACTGGGAAGACGTCTGGACGGTGATCCGCGACTACAACCGGGTTGCGTTGCTGAGCGCCGTCGGGCTGGTGATCCTCAGCTATCTGCTCTATGGCTGCTATGACCTGTTGGGCCGTGCCTATTGCGGTCACAAGCTGGCAAAGCGGCAAGTGATGCTGGTGTCGTTTATTTGCTATGCCTTTAACCTGACGCTCAGTACCTGGGTCGGCGGCATCGGTATGCGCTACCGGCTTTATTCCCGCCTCGGCCTGCCGGGTGGCACCATCACCCGTATCTTCTCTCTTAGCATCACCACCAACTGGCTGGGCTATATTTTGCTTGGCGGGATCATCTTCACCTTTGGCGTGGTGCAACTGCCTGCCCACTGGTATATCGACGAGGGCACGCTGCGTATTCTCGGCGTGGTGCTGCTGTTAATCATCGCTATTTATCTGTGGTTCTGCGCTTTCGCAAAACACCGTCATATGACGATCAAAGGGCAGAAACTGGTGCTACCGTCGTGGAAATTTGCGCTGGCCCAGATGGCTATCTCCAGCGCCAACTGGATGGTGATGGGGGCGATTATCTGGTTGCTGCTGGGCCAGGAGGTGAATTATTTCTTCGTGCTGGGCGTGCTGCTGGTCAGCAGTATCGCGGGAGTGATTGTCCACATTCCGGCGGGAATTGGCGTTCTGGAAGCGGTGTTTATCGCGCTGCTGGCGGGGGAAGACACGTCGCAAGGCGCGATTATTGCCGCCCTGCTCGCCTACCGCGTGCTGTATTACTTTATTCCCTTATTGCTGGCGCTGATCTGCTATCTGGTGCTGGAGAGTCGGGCGAAGAAGCTGCGGGCGAAGAACGAGAAGGCGATGGCGAAGTAA
- the clsB gene encoding cardiolipin synthase ClsB has product MKCGWREGNQIQLLENGDQYYPAVFAAIADAQQRIILETFIWFEDEVGKQLHAALLAAAKRGVKAEVLLDGYGSPDLSDAFVGELTSAGVVFSYYDPRPRIFGMRTNVFRRMHRKIVVIDDRVAFIGGINYSDEHMSDYGPEAKQDYAVRVEGPVVADILQFEVENLPGQSAVRRWWRRHHRAEENRQPGEAQALFVWRDNDEHRDDIERHYLKMLTQARREVIIANAYFFPGYRLLHAMRKAARRGVRVKLIVQGEPDMPIVKVGARLLYNYLVKGDVQVYEYRRKPLHGKVALMDDHWATVGSSNLDPLSLSLNLEANLIVHDRQFNQTLRDNLNAIIAEDCKQVDESMLPRRTWWNLTKSVLAFHFLRHFPALVGWLPAHTPHLAQVDPPAQPEMETQDRVEVQNTGAKP; this is encoded by the coding sequence ATGAAATGTGGCTGGCGTGAAGGTAATCAGATCCAGTTACTGGAAAACGGCGACCAGTATTATCCCGCTGTGTTTGCGGCAATAGCCGATGCGCAGCAAAGAATTATTCTCGAAACTTTCATCTGGTTTGAAGATGAGGTAGGAAAACAGCTTCATGCGGCTCTGCTGGCCGCAGCAAAACGCGGCGTGAAGGCGGAAGTACTGCTGGACGGCTACGGCTCACCGGACCTGAGCGATGCATTCGTTGGCGAACTGACCTCGGCAGGCGTGGTGTTTAGTTATTACGATCCGCGTCCCCGGATCTTTGGTATGCGCACCAACGTCTTTCGCCGTATGCATCGCAAGATTGTGGTGATAGACGACCGGGTGGCGTTTATCGGCGGGATCAACTATTCCGATGAACATATGTCCGACTATGGCCCGGAAGCCAAGCAGGACTACGCGGTACGCGTGGAAGGACCTGTCGTCGCCGATATACTGCAGTTTGAAGTGGAAAACCTTCCCGGGCAGAGTGCAGTACGCCGCTGGTGGCGCCGTCATCACCGTGCTGAAGAGAACCGCCAGCCCGGCGAGGCGCAGGCGCTGTTCGTCTGGCGCGACAACGACGAGCACCGCGACGATATCGAACGTCACTACCTGAAAATGCTCACCCAGGCACGGCGGGAAGTGATTATCGCCAACGCCTACTTCTTTCCCGGTTACCGGTTACTGCACGCCATGCGCAAAGCCGCCCGCCGCGGCGTGCGCGTCAAACTGATCGTGCAGGGGGAGCCGGATATGCCAATTGTGAAGGTCGGAGCCCGTCTGCTGTACAACTATCTGGTGAAAGGCGATGTCCAGGTTTACGAATATCGCCGCAAGCCACTGCATGGCAAAGTGGCGCTGATGGATGACCACTGGGCGACGGTCGGCTCCAGCAATCTCGACCCGCTCAGCCTGTCGCTTAATCTGGAAGCCAACCTGATCGTGCACGATCGCCAGTTCAACCAGACGCTGCGCGACAACCTTAACGCGATCATTGCCGAAGACTGTAAGCAGGTCGATGAGTCGATGCTGCCGAGACGCACCTGGTGGAACCTGACCAAAAGCGTGCTGGCGTTCCACTTCTTACGTCACTTCCCGGCGCTGGTCGGCTGGCTTCCGGCGCATACTCCCCATCTCGCGCAGGTGGATCCGCCAGCCCAGCCCGAGATGGAAACGCAGGATCGGGTAGAAGTACAGAACACAGGAGCCAAACCCTGA
- a CDS encoding endonuclease/exonuclease/phosphatase family protein, with translation MTQSTRNFSFTVLTINTHKGFTAFNKRFILPELRDAVRTVGADIVCLQEVMGAHEVHPLHVENWPDTTHYEFLADTMWSDYAYGRNAVYPQGHHGNAVLSRYPIEHYENRDVSVGSSEKRGVLYCRIVPPQLGKPIHVMSVHLGLREAHRQAQLTLLTDWVNALPDGEPVVVAGDFNDWRQKANHSLKAAGLEEIFTRARGRPARTFPVSLPLLRLDRIYVKNANASSPTALPLRNWRHLSDHAPLSAEIHL, from the coding sequence ATGACTCAATCGACACGAAATTTTTCATTCACCGTGCTCACCATCAATACGCATAAAGGCTTTACCGCCTTTAACAAGCGCTTCATTTTACCGGAACTGCGTGATGCCGTTCGTACGGTTGGAGCCGACATTGTCTGCCTGCAGGAGGTGATGGGCGCGCACGAAGTGCATCCGCTGCACGTCGAAAACTGGCCGGATACCACGCACTACGAATTTCTCGCCGACACAATGTGGAGTGACTACGCTTACGGGCGTAACGCCGTCTACCCGCAAGGGCATCATGGCAACGCGGTGCTGTCACGCTATCCTATTGAACATTATGAAAATCGTGATGTTTCGGTCGGCAGCAGTGAAAAGCGCGGCGTGCTCTATTGCCGTATTGTTCCGCCGCAACTCGGGAAACCGATTCATGTGATGAGTGTTCACCTCGGCCTGCGTGAAGCTCACCGGCAGGCGCAACTTACCCTGCTGACAGACTGGGTCAACGCCCTGCCCGACGGTGAACCGGTGGTGGTGGCCGGTGATTTCAACGACTGGCGGCAAAAGGCAAACCATTCCTTAAAAGCCGCGGGCCTGGAGGAAATTTTCACCCGCGCCCGCGGCCGCCCGGCACGGACCTTTCCTGTCAGCCTGCCGCTGCTGCGCCTTGATCGTATTTACGTGAAAAATGCCAATGCCAGTTCGCCGACAGCGCTACCGCTGCGCAACTGGCGGCATCTCTCTGACCATGCCCCCCTTAGCGCGGAGATCCATCTATGA
- a CDS encoding YbhQ family protein: MRWQQRVRVATGLSCWQIMLHLLVVALLVVGWKSGTLVHVGLGLCVVYGVTVLLMLALQRHHEQRWREVADVLEELTTTWYFGAALIALWLLSRVLQNNVLLALAGLAILAGPAVVSLLAKDKKLHDFASKHRIRR; this comes from the coding sequence ATGAGGTGGCAACAACGAGTTCGTGTCGCAACGGGGTTAAGTTGCTGGCAGATTATGTTGCATTTACTGGTCGTGGCGTTGTTGGTCGTAGGCTGGAAGAGTGGCACGCTGGTGCACGTTGGCCTGGGATTATGCGTAGTGTATGGCGTGACCGTATTACTGATGCTGGCGTTACAGCGTCATCACGAGCAGCGCTGGCGCGAAGTCGCCGACGTGCTGGAAGAACTCACCACCACCTGGTATTTCGGCGCGGCGCTGATTGCGTTGTGGCTGCTGTCCCGGGTTTTACAAAACAACGTCTTGTTGGCGTTAGCGGGACTGGCAATCCTGGCCGGACCCGCTGTGGTTTCGCTGCTGGCGAAAGACAAAAAGTTACATGATTTTGCGTCTAAACATCGCATACGCCGCTGA